The Pseudomonas protegens genome contains the following window.
CTTGGTAGCGGGCGGCTCACCAATGGCCAGGGCGATTTCCCGCTGGGCCTGGGCGAAACGGGTCAGGGAGTCCATCAGCAGCAGGACGTTCTTGCCCTTGTCGCGAAAATATTCGGCGATCCGCGTGCAGTACATCGCCGCCCGCAAACGCATCAACGGCGCGTCGTCCGCTGGCGAAGCCACCACCACCGAACGCTTGAGGCCTTCTTCGCCGAGAATGTGCTCGATGAACTCCTTGACCTCACGCCCCCGCTCACCGATCAGCCCGACCACGATGATGTCGGCCTCGGTGAAGCGAGTCATCATGCCCAGCAGCACACTCTTGCCCACGCCGGTACCGGCGAACAGGCCAAGACGCTGGCCGCGGCCCACCGTCAATAAACCGTTGATGCTGCGGATCCCCACATCCAGCGGCTGACTGATGGGGTCGCGCTTGAGGGGGTTGATGGTCGGACCATCCATCGGCACCCAGTCTTCGGCGCGCATGGAGCCCTTGCCGTCCAGCGCCCGACCGGCACCATCCAGCACGCGCCCGAGCATGCTCATGCCCATGGGCAGGCGCCCGGTGTCGGCCTGCGGGACCACGCGGGCACCCGGGGCAATCCCGGCCACGCTGCCCACCGGCATCAGGAACACCTTGCCCCCGGAGAACCCCATGACTTCGGCCTCGACCTGGACCGGGTGATAGCTGTCATCGTTGATCACCAGGCAACGAGTGCCCATGGCCGCACGCAACCCTTCCGCCTCCAGGGTCAGGCCGACCATGCGCAGCAGGCGCCCTTCCAGGATGGGCTGCCCCGGCAGTTTGACGGCGCCGGCGTAGCCCCCCAGACGCTTGCCGAAACTGGTGCGTTCAAGGCGCATCAGCAGTTTCCGCAGGCTCGGGGTGCTCGGTGAGCAAAGATTGCTCGGCATCGATATCCGGCAACGATGGCGTCCGTGGACCAAGATCCAGGCTCAGGTCCGCGGCCGCCGGGTGCAGCGATTGCTCGTGCATCTGATCGAACAACTGATCCATGGCCTGGGTGATGCGGGTTTCGACGCTGGCATCGATGCGGCTGTGCTCGGTTTCGACCCGACAGCCGCCAGGCAGCAGCGCTTCGTCCTCGACGATGCGCCAGCTTTCCTCGTGCCGCTCGCGCAGGCTCTTGACCTGCTCGAAGTCCTGGGGATTGACGTAGAGACGCACATTGCCAACACCCAGGGGCAGCAGCTTGAGAGCTTCGCGCATGACGTGCTCGATCTGGCTGGAATCCATCGCCAGTTCACGCTGAATCACCTCACGGGTAACGTGCTTGACCAGCTCCACCAGGGTTTTCTCGATCTGCGTGTCCTGTTCGGCAATCGGCTCGAACAGGTTGACCATCAGTTGCTCGAGGGCCTGCAGCTTGGCGTTCAAAGCCACCTCAGCCTCCTGCCGGACCTTGAGCGTCGTGCTGTGGAAGCCTTCCTTCTCGCCGGTGGCGAAACCTTCGTTATAGGCTTCCTGACGAATGCTCTCGAGCTCTTCGAGGGTCAGCGGCTGGACTTCATCCAGCGGCACCTCCTCGATCTCTTCCGGAATCTCTTCAGGCTCCGGTTCGGGCTCGGGCGGCTCGGGGTCGAAACTGGGCAGCGCCCAGACGTCAAAACCCTCGACGTCCCGGGCACGAATCAGTTCGCTGTGGGACTCATCACTGCTGGACGACATAAAGCGACCTTAGATCATTTCTTCGCCGCCCTTCCCGCCGAGAACGATCTCTCCGGCTTCGGCCATACGGCGGGCAATGGTGAGGATTTCCTTCTGCGCCGTTTCCACGTCGCTGACGCGAACCGGCCCCTTGGCTTCCAGATCGTCGCGCAGCAGCTCCGCCGCACGCTTGGACATGTTCTTGAAGATCTTTTCCTTGACCCCTTCGTCCGACCCCTTGAGGGCCAGTACCAGCACGTCGGAGGACACTTCGCGCAACAGCGCCTGAATGCCACGGTCGTCGACATCGGCCAAGTTGTTGAACACGAACATCAGGTCTTCGATCTGACCGGACAGGTCTTCGTCGACTTCGCGGATCGAATCCATCAACTGGCCTTCGATCGAGCTGTCGAGGAAGTTCATGATGTCGGCCGCACGCTTGATACCACCCAAGGTGGTACGAGAAGCGTTGGAGTTGCCGGAGAACTGCTTCTCGAGAATCTGGTTTAGCTCTTTGAGCGCCGCCGGCTGCACGGTATTGAGCGAGGAAACCCGCAAAATGATGTCCAGACGCGCCTTGTGGTCGAAGTTGCCCAGCACTTCGCCGGCCTGATCCGGATCCAGATAGGCCACGACGATCGCCTGGATCTGCGGGTGCTCGTAGCGGATCACGTCAGCCACGGCCCGGGGTTCCATCCACTTCAGGCTGTCCAGGCCGCTGGTGTTGCCACCCAGCAGGATGCGGTCGATCAGGCCGTTGGCCTTGTCTTCGCCCAGGGCCTGGGTGAGCATTTTGCGCACATAGTCATCGGAACCCACGCCGAGGCTGGTCTGATCGCCGACGATGTCGACGAACTCGCTCATCACCTGCTCGACCTGCTCGCGGTGCACGTTGCCCATTTGCGCCATGGCCACGCCCACACGCTGGACCTCTTTGGGCCCCATGTGGCGCAGCACTTGCGCGGCATCGGTGGAACCCAGGGACAGCAGCAGAATCGCGGCTTTGTCGACCCGGGTCAGTTTGGCGGTAGCGGCTCGGTTATCACTCATCTGCGTTAATCCACTCTTTCACGACCTGAGCCACACGACCCGGGTCTTCAGCCACCAGACTCTTGATTGCGTTCAACTGAGCGTCATAACCCTCGCTCGGGCTCGGCAACAGAATGCTTTGCGGGCCACCGAGGCTGACGCGATCGTTGGCCAGCTCGCCATCCAGGCCGCCCATGCCGCCCAGCTCGACGTCGCTGCCCAGCCCTGCCAGTTCCTTGTTCTTGCCGCCGCCAGTGATGTTGTTGAGCACCGGACGCAGCACGCCGAACACCAGCACCAGGATGAACAGCACGCCCAGGACCTGCTTGACGATGTCCCAGAACCAGGGCTGCGAATAGAACGGAATATCGGCGACCACCTCTCCACGCTCGGCGGAGAACGGCACGTTGATCACACTGACGCTGTCGCCACGGCTGGCGTCGAAACCTACCGCGTCCTGCACCAGTCGGGTGAAACGCGCCAATTCGTCGGCGCTCCAGGGAGCACGGGTGGTTTCGCCATTGGCCGGATTGACCTTGACCTGATCGTCCACCACCACCGCTACCGACAGGCGATTGACTCGCCCCTGCTGCTGCTTGGTGTGGCTGATGGAGCGATCGAGCTCGAAGTTCTTGGTGGATTGTTGACGCTTGTCCGCCGGGTACGGTGCCAGCATCGGCTGACCGGTGGCCGGATCCATGACCTGTTGACCATTGGCGTCCAGCAGCGGCTGGCCGGGTTGCACCATGCCCGCAGAAGCGGTGGCGCCACCAGTGGTTTGCGGCGCGGACGCCGGTGACGGCGGCTGGTTGCTCAGAGCGCCTGGCACGCCTTGCGGGCCATTGCTGCTGGAGCGCTGCTCGTTGACCGATTGCTCGCTGCGCAGGGCCGGCTGATCGGGGTTGAACTGTTCGGAAGTGGACTCCACTGCGCTGAAGTCGACGTCCGCCGAGACTTCAGCCTTGTAGCGATCGTTGCCCAGCACCGGCTGCAGAATGTTGTGCACCCGTTGGGTCAGCATGCTTTCCAGACGGCGGCTGTAATCGAACTGCTTGCCGGCCATGGTCAATGCGGAGTTTTCCGCCTGATCGGAGAGCAGGTTGCCCTTCTGGTCGACCACTGTGACTTGGGACTTGCTCAGCTCAGGGACACTGGTGGCCACCAGGTTGACGATGGCCATGACCTGACCCGGCTCCAGAGAGCGGCCAGAGTAAAGCTCTACCAGTACCGATGCGCTGGGCTTGCGCTCGTCGCGGACGAACACCGAGCTTTTCGGGATCGCCAGGTGCACGCGGGCACCCTTGACGTTGTTCAGGCTGGAGATGGTCCGGGCCAGCTCGCCTTCCAGGCCGCGACGATAGCGGGTCGCCTCCATGAACTGGCTGGTGCCCAGGCCCTGGTCCTTATCGAGGATTTCGAATCCGACGTTACCGTCTCCCGGCGCCACGCCAGCGGCCGCCAGCTTCATGCGGGCCCGGGACAGATCATCGGCCTTGACCAGCAAGGCACCGGAATTGGGCTCGACGGTGTAAGGAATGTCGGCAGAAGCCAGGGTATCCATGACCTGCTTGGCATCCATACCGGCCAGGCTGCCATACAGCGGCCGGTAATCGGGCTGCTGCGACCAGAGCACCACGGCAAAGCCGATCGCCACGCTGGCGGCCAGGCCTACCAACAGGCCAACCTGACGCAGCATGGTCATCTGGGACAGGTTTTCCAGGAAGGACAGACCGAACAGCGGCGGTTTACCGTCTATCGGGGTGGCCTTGGCCGGTACGTTATCGGCGACTGCTTCTGCCATGACTCAATCTCGTCCTTAAACCGGCATCTGCATGATGTCTTGATACGCCTGAACCAGCTTGTTGCGCACCTGGGTCAAAGCTTGAAAAGACACACTGGCCTTTTGCGAGGAAATCATTACGTCAGTCAGGTCGACGCCGCTTTTGCCAATTTCAAAAGCGCTGGCCAGCTGGTTGGAAGCCTGCTGAGTGTCATTGACCTTGTTCACAGCCTGACCAAGCATGTCAGCGAAGCTGCTGCCGCCGACTTCTGCCACTGCGGCGGATTTAGGCTGCGACATCGCGTCCATCTGCATGGCCCGCATATCCAGCATCAACCGATTAAATTCAACACCTTGGCTCATGGTCTACTCTCTCTGACGGCCCGCAATTTTTTGACACTCACTGTGCGGTTAGTGAGGTGTTAGCAACAAGGGTGCCAGCTCCATGGCCTTGCGCGACAAAAGCCTCTCCGTGGCTTCGCCCATGAACGATCAAGTGGCAAACAGATAGGCTTCGACATCCATTCCGGCGTCACGCATCTGCGCCAACTTGTAACGCAGGGTGCGCGGACTGATCCCCAATCGCTCCGCCGCCTCCTTGCGACGCCCGCGTTCGGAACGCAAGGTATCGATGATCATCTGGAATTCCCGGCGCCGCAGATCATCGCCCAGGCCACCCGATTCCTGGGGCGCGCCTTCACCGGCATTGACCACGCTGCGCGGCGCCGACTGAGCGGCCACCGCCAACGCCGGCAGTGGCGCACAGGCGACCGGCCCGGCCAGACAGAAGTCCTCCGGCTGGATCAACCCTCCTTGCTGCAGGATCAGGGCTCGCTGCAAGGCATTGTCCAGTTCGCGAACATTGCCCGGCCAGGGATAGGCCAGCAGACAGGCCTGGGCCTCGGCAGAGAGTCTGGCGGCGGCATGCTTCATTTTATTGACGTGCTTGGCCAACAATCGCTCGGCCAGCGGCAGGATATCGGCGGTCCGCTCCCGCAGTGGGCGCCACGCCAGGGGAAATACCGACAGGCGATAGTACAGGTCTTCACGGAAGCGCCCGGCCGCCACCTCCACCGCCAGATCGCGGTTGGTGGTGGCCACCACGCGGATATCGAGAGTGATGGGCTTACGGGCGCCGACCCGCTCCACCTCGCGCTCCTGCAACACCCGCAGCAACTTGGCCTGCAGTCCCAGGGGCATTTCGGAGATTTCATCCAGAAGGATGGTGCCGCCGTCGGCCTGCTCGAACTTGCCGGGCTGGGCCGCAATGGCACCGGTAAAGGATCCTTTCTCATGCCCGAACAGGGTGGCTTCAAGCATGTTGTCGGGAATCGCCGCACAGTTGATGGCGATGAAAGGCTGGCTGGCCCGATGGGAATGCTGATGGATATAGCGCGCCAGCACTTCCTTGCCGGTGCCGGATTCGCCAGAGATCAGCACCGTGGAATCGCTGCGAGCAACGCGCGCGGCCAACTCCAGCAACTGCGCACTGGCCGGCTCGAATGCCACCGGCCCTTCGCCGTCACTCGCCCCCAGACAGCCCAAGGCATGACGAGCCACCAGTTCCAGCAGCGCCTTGGGCTCGAAGGGTTTGACCAGATAATCGGCAGCCCCCTGACGCATGGCCTCCACGGCACGCTCGACGGCGCCGTGGGCAGTCATCAGCAACACCGGCAATTGCGGCTGACGGGCACGCAGCAGCCCCAGCAACTGGTGGCCATCCATGCCCGGCATGTTCACATCGCTGACCACCAGGCTGAAGGACTCGACAGCGACCGCGTCCAACGCCTCTTCCGCGCTGCCGACCGCCTTGTAGTCATGACCGGCCAGCAGCAGGGTATCCGCCAGGGCCTCGCGCAAAGCGCGATCGTCTTCAACCAGTAGAACC
Protein-coding sequences here:
- the fliI gene encoding flagellar protein export ATPase FliI encodes the protein MRLERTSFGKRLGGYAGAVKLPGQPILEGRLLRMVGLTLEAEGLRAAMGTRCLVINDDSYHPVQVEAEVMGFSGGKVFLMPVGSVAGIAPGARVVPQADTGRLPMGMSMLGRVLDGAGRALDGKGSMRAEDWVPMDGPTINPLKRDPISQPLDVGIRSINGLLTVGRGQRLGLFAGTGVGKSVLLGMMTRFTEADIIVVGLIGERGREVKEFIEHILGEEGLKRSVVVASPADDAPLMRLRAAMYCTRIAEYFRDKGKNVLLLMDSLTRFAQAQREIALAIGEPPATKGYPPSVFAKLPKLVERAGNAEAGGGSITAFYTVLSEGDDQQDPIADSARGVLDGHIVLSRRLAEEGHYPAIDIEASISRVMPAVISPDNMARAQYFKQLWSRYQQARDLISVGAYVAGGDRDTDTAISLQPAMVAYLRQGLNDNVSLGHSQTHLEMLFAPATGG
- the fliH gene encoding flagellar assembly protein FliH, with the translated sequence MSSSSDESHSELIRARDVEGFDVWALPSFDPEPPEPEPEPEEIPEEIEEVPLDEVQPLTLEELESIRQEAYNEGFATGEKEGFHSTTLKVRQEAEVALNAKLQALEQLMVNLFEPIAEQDTQIEKTLVELVKHVTREVIQRELAMDSSQIEHVMREALKLLPLGVGNVRLYVNPQDFEQVKSLRERHEESWRIVEDEALLPGGCRVETEHSRIDASVETRITQAMDQLFDQMHEQSLHPAAADLSLDLGPRTPSLPDIDAEQSLLTEHPEPAETADAP
- the fliG gene encoding flagellar motor switch protein FliG encodes the protein MSDNRAATAKLTRVDKAAILLLSLGSTDAAQVLRHMGPKEVQRVGVAMAQMGNVHREQVEQVMSEFVDIVGDQTSLGVGSDDYVRKMLTQALGEDKANGLIDRILLGGNTSGLDSLKWMEPRAVADVIRYEHPQIQAIVVAYLDPDQAGEVLGNFDHKARLDIILRVSSLNTVQPAALKELNQILEKQFSGNSNASRTTLGGIKRAADIMNFLDSSIEGQLMDSIREVDEDLSGQIEDLMFVFNNLADVDDRGIQALLREVSSDVLVLALKGSDEGVKEKIFKNMSKRAAELLRDDLEAKGPVRVSDVETAQKEILTIARRMAEAGEIVLGGKGGEEMI
- the fliF gene encoding flagellar basal-body MS-ring/collar protein FliF, with product MAEAVADNVPAKATPIDGKPPLFGLSFLENLSQMTMLRQVGLLVGLAASVAIGFAVVLWSQQPDYRPLYGSLAGMDAKQVMDTLASADIPYTVEPNSGALLVKADDLSRARMKLAAAGVAPGDGNVGFEILDKDQGLGTSQFMEATRYRRGLEGELARTISSLNNVKGARVHLAIPKSSVFVRDERKPSASVLVELYSGRSLEPGQVMAIVNLVATSVPELSKSQVTVVDQKGNLLSDQAENSALTMAGKQFDYSRRLESMLTQRVHNILQPVLGNDRYKAEVSADVDFSAVESTSEQFNPDQPALRSEQSVNEQRSSSNGPQGVPGALSNQPPSPASAPQTTGGATASAGMVQPGQPLLDANGQQVMDPATGQPMLAPYPADKRQQSTKNFELDRSISHTKQQQGRVNRLSVAVVVDDQVKVNPANGETTRAPWSADELARFTRLVQDAVGFDASRGDSVSVINVPFSAERGEVVADIPFYSQPWFWDIVKQVLGVLFILVLVFGVLRPVLNNITGGGKNKELAGLGSDVELGGMGGLDGELANDRVSLGGPQSILLPSPSEGYDAQLNAIKSLVAEDPGRVAQVVKEWINADE
- the fliE gene encoding flagellar hook-basal body complex protein FliE, with translation MSQGVEFNRLMLDMRAMQMDAMSQPKSAAVAEVGGSSFADMLGQAVNKVNDTQQASNQLASAFEIGKSGVDLTDVMISSQKASVSFQALTQVRNKLVQAYQDIMQMPV
- a CDS encoding sigma-54 dependent transcriptional regulator, whose translation is MAIKVLLVEDDRALREALADTLLLAGHDYKAVGSAEEALDAVAVESFSLVVSDVNMPGMDGHQLLGLLRARQPQLPVLLMTAHGAVERAVEAMRQGAADYLVKPFEPKALLELVARHALGCLGASDGEGPVAFEPASAQLLELAARVARSDSTVLISGESGTGKEVLARYIHQHSHRASQPFIAINCAAIPDNMLEATLFGHEKGSFTGAIAAQPGKFEQADGGTILLDEISEMPLGLQAKLLRVLQEREVERVGARKPITLDIRVVATTNRDLAVEVAAGRFREDLYYRLSVFPLAWRPLRERTADILPLAERLLAKHVNKMKHAAARLSAEAQACLLAYPWPGNVRELDNALQRALILQQGGLIQPEDFCLAGPVACAPLPALAVAAQSAPRSVVNAGEGAPQESGGLGDDLRRREFQMIIDTLRSERGRRKEAAERLGISPRTLRYKLAQMRDAGMDVEAYLFAT